The following coding sequences are from one Treponema parvum window:
- a CDS encoding iron-containing alcohol dehydrogenase produces MADFIFKISPNITLGSYTATRLGQFCREWGSKFIVIIDPVLKDAGVSEKILQSLDSRNLDFFVFSEISEGASTKAIQQALALAKDAHVHGVIAVGGSKALQVGRAVSAYYYEIQDLYSFVDGSLPSSASLPLICVPTTPRAPFVFTNFIPVTDSRTMSIKLLKIQNGLCKLVLFDPNLTVTLTENQITAMSIEILCLAIEAYLSPKSNFFSDMVIEKGIELLSFALDGNPSLSTTPADVLLSQGGCLASLGSSCSSLGAASLLSLCINSRFRISRSLTSAILLPYIIEDAGHFKTDKIVKLARIFRTASTSDAPENIVAAFSDNIRQRIAKTNLPPRLKDLSFSVEQLSLAAEDAGELDLITSLQRSMTSDDLFDLIKLAY; encoded by the coding sequence ATGGCTGATTTTATTTTTAAAATTTCACCGAATATTACATTGGGATCATACACGGCAACCAGACTGGGTCAGTTTTGCCGTGAATGGGGCTCCAAATTCATTGTTATCATAGATCCCGTATTAAAAGACGCCGGCGTTTCCGAAAAAATTTTACAATCTTTAGACAGCCGCAATCTTGATTTTTTTGTGTTCAGCGAAATTAGCGAAGGCGCTTCTACAAAAGCCATACAGCAGGCTCTCGCCCTTGCAAAAGATGCACATGTTCACGGCGTCATAGCGGTGGGCGGAAGCAAGGCTTTGCAGGTAGGGCGGGCCGTAAGCGCTTATTATTATGAAATACAGGATCTTTATTCCTTTGTAGACGGCTCTTTGCCTTCTTCGGCGTCTCTTCCGCTCATATGTGTTCCCACGACGCCCAGAGCTCCGTTTGTTTTTACGAATTTTATTCCCGTAACGGATTCAAGAACGATGAGCATAAAGCTGCTAAAAATTCAAAACGGACTTTGTAAACTTGTCTTATTCGATCCGAATTTAACCGTTACGCTCACCGAAAACCAGATTACCGCCATGTCGATTGAAATTCTTTGTCTGGCAATAGAAGCATATCTTTCACCAAAATCAAATTTTTTCAGCGATATGGTAATTGAAAAAGGCATAGAATTGCTTAGCTTCGCCCTTGACGGAAATCCTTCCCTTTCGACGACGCCCGCCGATGTCCTTCTTTCTCAAGGAGGATGCTTGGCTTCTTTGGGTTCTTCATGCAGCTCTCTCGGGGCGGCTTCTCTGCTTTCTTTGTGTATAAACTCGCGCTTTAGAATTTCACGCTCGCTTACATCGGCAATTCTTCTTCCGTACATAATCGAAGACGCAGGTCATTTTAAAACGGATAAGATTGTTAAACTGGCGCGCATATTTCGCACGGCGTCGACTTCCGACGCTCCCGAAAATATAGTCGCCGCCTTTTCAGACAATATAAGACAGAGAATCGCAAAGACGAATCTTCCGCCGAGATTAAAAGATCTGTCATTTTCCGTTGAACAACTATCCCTTGCGGCCGAAGACGCAGGAGAGCTTGACCTGATAACGTCC
- a CDS encoding flagellar biosynthesis anti-sigma factor FlgM, with protein MMIDKIGGVNSLNNLQNTKRTDETSRYDAGSDSIFVSEEAQKMAESFYLKEVADATPDVRADLVAEIKQKIKDPSYLNADTIGSAADRILSSFGL; from the coding sequence ATGATGATAGATAAAATAGGAGGAGTTAATTCTCTCAATAACCTTCAAAACACAAAGCGAACCGACGAAACTTCAAGGTATGACGCAGGTTCCGATTCTATTTTTGTGTCCGAAGAAGCCCAAAAAATGGCCGAATCTTTTTATCTTAAGGAAGTTGCGGATGCAACTCCCGACGTGCGTGCAGATCTTGTCGCCGAAATAAAACAAAAGATAAAAGATCCGTCATATCTGAATGCCGACACGATCGGTTCTGCCGCCGACCGTATTCTATCCAGCTTTGGTTTGTAG
- the rsmI gene encoding 16S rRNA (cytidine(1402)-2'-O)-methyltransferase yields the protein MVGTPIGNLGDITLRALETFKSSDFVACEDTRHTLQLLNHFEIKKPLISCRAQNELSAAAKIIKLLEEGKNVAYASDAGTPGISDPGAVLADAVRKAGYRVIPIPGVSALTALVSVAGTGGKTIIFEGFLSPSPGKRRKRLKELLLTEEAFILYESPFRILKLLSDLADIEGMRRIVVGRELTKLHEEIIEGSAKELFTNFQKRDILKGEFAVFVSGIKKSQL from the coding sequence ATGGTAGGAACGCCCATCGGGAACCTCGGCGACATAACCTTACGGGCGCTTGAAACATTCAAATCCTCAGACTTCGTCGCATGTGAAGACACTCGACACACTCTTCAGCTTTTAAATCATTTTGAAATAAAAAAACCTCTTATTTCCTGCCGCGCACAAAACGAACTTTCCGCCGCCGCAAAAATCATTAAACTCCTTGAAGAAGGAAAAAACGTCGCCTACGCAAGCGACGCGGGAACACCTGGCATAAGCGATCCGGGCGCAGTTCTGGCGGACGCGGTAAGAAAGGCCGGTTACAGGGTAATCCCTATTCCCGGCGTTTCGGCTTTGACGGCGCTCGTCAGCGTTGCAGGAACAGGGGGAAAAACCATTATCTTCGAAGGCTTTCTTTCTCCGAGCCCCGGAAAACGCAGAAAACGCCTTAAAGAGCTTTTGCTTACCGAAGAAGCCTTTATCTTATACGAATCGCCTTTCAGAATCTTAAAACTTTTGTCCGATCTTGCCGATATAGAAGGTATGCGCAGAATAGTAGTCGGCAGGGAACTTACCAAGCTGCATGAAGAAATTATAGAAGGTTCTGCAAAAGAACTTTTTACTAATTTTCAAAAACGTGATATACTTAAAGGAGAGTTTGCCGTTTTTGTTTCCGGCATAAAAAAGTCTCAACTTTAG
- a CDS encoding RluA family pseudouridine synthase — MKFVPDYTVIYCDKDIAVLNKRSGLLVAADRYDAAAPRLDLSAEREFGKLFAVHRIDKDTSGIIVYARTAEAHKALSMQFENRKVEKIYHCLVNGRPLWETLRVDLKLQVDGDSRHRTVANQRSGKTSVTDFRLLGVCGPYSWIEARPKTGRTHQIRAHLAENGFFIVCDPLYGGNQKPVRLSDVKRNWHGDGEEEKPLLNRLALHAYGIEFAHPLSGKKMCFTAPYPRDMEAVRKQFEKIFSVDPLK; from the coding sequence ATGAAATTTGTTCCCGATTATACAGTGATATACTGCGATAAAGATATTGCAGTCTTGAATAAAAGATCCGGGCTCTTGGTTGCAGCCGACCGCTATGACGCGGCCGCTCCAAGGCTTGATCTTAGCGCCGAAAGAGAATTCGGAAAGTTGTTCGCAGTGCACCGCATAGACAAAGACACTTCCGGTATAATCGTGTATGCGCGTACGGCGGAAGCGCATAAGGCTCTTTCAATGCAGTTTGAAAACAGAAAAGTTGAAAAAATTTATCACTGTTTGGTAAACGGGCGTCCGCTTTGGGAAACTCTGCGCGTTGATTTAAAATTACAGGTTGACGGAGACTCCCGCCACAGAACCGTAGCGAATCAGCGTTCCGGAAAGACTTCCGTCACGGATTTTAGGCTGCTTGGAGTATGCGGGCCTTATTCATGGATAGAAGCGCGACCTAAGACCGGGCGGACGCATCAAATTCGAGCGCATCTTGCAGAAAACGGTTTTTTCATCGTGTGCGACCCCTTGTACGGCGGAAATCAAAAGCCTGTTCGATTGAGCGATGTTAAACGTAATTGGCACGGCGACGGAGAAGAAGAAAAACCTCTTTTAAATCGTTTGGCGCTTCACGCCTACGGTATTGAATTTGCGCATCCTTTAAGCGGGAAAAAGATGTGTTTTACAGCTCCGTATCCCAGGGACATGGAAGCGGTGCGTAAACAATTTGAAAAAATTTTTTCGGTCGATCCGCTCAAATGA
- a CDS encoding omptin family outer membrane protease produces the protein MNKRRKFFIATALAFATALVCAQSGHSDKKKWTWSAEASLGFIYGRMGEYAYYDKGSSDKLSYLEWDMKPLWFYGVDLEAASEKFSFLVNLKGFVPASCGYMQDSDWLQDYHWGTGNRSVKTNYSEHDNFLTSGFSSFGEISYKFRPSEKIFVFPLFALEYQNMHFSGRDGTAWYGKDNFYPYNAGGGYSTIQDFFGKVIDYERRDVYVWLGCRADWVFSGKWNFSVSGYVAPYVYMWSRDSHFMKSVYYIDMGYDRFCAEKLKIAANYSLKKKILLKLEAGFLMTKEIHTSKAYQSNERDKGYYKVDAEDGFSSEYFEYSVAVKFLF, from the coding sequence ATGAATAAACGGCGAAAGTTTTTTATAGCGACAGCTCTTGCATTTGCAACGGCTCTTGTTTGCGCTCAAAGCGGTCATAGCGATAAAAAGAAATGGACGTGGTCGGCTGAGGCGTCGCTCGGGTTCATATACGGCCGCATGGGCGAATATGCATATTACGACAAAGGCTCTTCCGACAAGTTAAGTTATCTTGAATGGGATATGAAGCCTTTGTGGTTTTACGGCGTAGACCTTGAAGCCGCTTCCGAAAAATTTTCTTTTCTTGTAAATTTAAAAGGCTTCGTTCCCGCTTCCTGCGGCTATATGCAGGATTCCGACTGGCTTCAAGACTATCATTGGGGAACCGGAAATCGTTCCGTAAAGACAAATTATTCCGAACACGACAATTTTCTGACTTCGGGATTTTCTTCATTCGGAGAAATCTCTTACAAGTTTCGCCCGTCTGAAAAAATATTTGTTTTTCCGCTTTTCGCCCTTGAATACCAGAACATGCATTTTTCAGGGCGCGACGGAACCGCTTGGTACGGGAAAGACAATTTTTATCCCTACAATGCCGGCGGCGGCTACAGCACGATCCAGGATTTTTTCGGAAAAGTGATAGATTATGAAAGACGGGACGTCTATGTTTGGCTCGGCTGCAGAGCAGATTGGGTTTTTTCCGGCAAATGGAATTTTTCGGTTTCAGGCTACGTTGCGCCGTATGTGTACATGTGGTCGAGGGATTCTCATTTTATGAAAAGTGTTTACTATATAGATATGGGATACGACCGGTTTTGCGCCGAAAAACTGAAAATCGCTGCAAATTACAGTTTAAAAAAGAAAATTTTACTTAAATTGGAAGCAGGATTTCTTATGACCAAAGAAATTCATACTTCCAAAGCATATCAATCAAACGAAAGAGACAAGGGATATTACAAAGTCGACGCGGAAGACGGCTTTTCTTCCGAATATTTTGAATACTCTGTGGCGGTAAAATTTTTATTTTGA
- a CDS encoding AAA family ATPase: MKNIITISREYASGGRMIGRKIAEMLGYSFYDKELIDMAAKESGLSPDFIAKTEQNISSGWLYNMMLGSSYAIGTAGATPGAANPILPLADQIFNAQRKVILNIAKDKKCVIVGRCADYIINSSGETDKNDIFNIFIYANLDDRIDRAVNEYGLPAAEAKKIITQIDKRRANHYNTFTENTWGKCNNYNLSIDSSFLGIEGTAKIICKMAEQTKS, encoded by the coding sequence ATGAAAAATATTATTACGATAAGCCGCGAGTATGCCAGCGGCGGACGAATGATCGGCAGAAAAATTGCCGAAATGTTGGGATATTCATTTTACGATAAAGAACTTATAGACATGGCTGCCAAAGAGAGCGGCCTCTCCCCTGACTTTATCGCAAAGACCGAACAGAATATTTCAAGCGGATGGCTTTACAATATGATGCTCGGTTCAAGCTATGCGATAGGTACGGCAGGAGCAACGCCGGGGGCTGCAAACCCGATTTTGCCTTTGGCGGATCAAATTTTTAACGCTCAAAGAAAGGTGATCTTAAACATCGCAAAAGATAAAAAATGCGTAATCGTAGGCCGCTGTGCGGATTACATAATAAATTCTTCAGGGGAAACGGATAAAAACGACATATTCAATATTTTTATTTACGCTAATTTGGACGACCGCATAGACCGCGCGGTAAACGAGTACGGACTTCCCGCCGCAGAGGCTAAAAAGATAATCACTCAGATCGATAAACGCCGTGCAAACCATTACAACACTTTTACGGAAAACACGTGGGGAAAGTGTAACAATTACAATCTGTCCATAGACAGCTCTTTTTTAGGAATAGAAGGAACTGCCAAGATAATCTGTAAGATGGCAGAACAGACTAAGAGCTGA
- a CDS encoding hemolysin family protein — protein MSTLQIILTVFFFFVLVLCIAFFAASETAYLSISSFTLKRMLKNNESGAKKIAALYNRMDRLLTIVLIGINFFSTLAASIGAAAAISILGAQGITVSTIIVTFIITIGGEIVPKTVAASHPLPIAKNAAPALLVLQKIFFPVIWTFTKISQAASSATERFWKHEDPLITEEELKTLIDVGTKEGVLERSEQHMFYKLFEFNDLHVYDIMRHRSLIKAVPVNIKSTRLVEIFTNTGLSRLPVYKGSIENITGFFHYKKLLFAGKKEISKSDFVEKNQSPALFVPESLTAIELLTLFKKNNDDIAVALDEQGCVAGLVTMDDLLRSVFDRITDEFSISEVPPEKRIKIISANEFLVPGDMHIKDVNSVLKLNLKSENFITLGGWLLERFDALPSTGESIKKDGMLFVVEDQASRRIQTVRIKLNCR, from the coding sequence ATGAGCACCCTCCAAATTATTCTTACGGTTTTCTTTTTCTTTGTCCTCGTTTTGTGCATAGCATTTTTTGCGGCGTCCGAAACCGCATATCTTTCAATTTCAAGTTTTACGCTTAAAAGAATGCTTAAAAATAACGAAAGCGGCGCAAAAAAAATAGCGGCTCTCTACAACCGCATGGACAGACTTTTAACGATTGTTTTGATAGGAATCAATTTTTTCAGCACTTTAGCGGCTTCAATAGGCGCAGCCGCGGCTATTTCCATTCTCGGCGCCCAAGGAATAACCGTGTCCACTATAATTGTCACTTTTATCATAACGATAGGAGGGGAAATCGTCCCTAAAACCGTAGCGGCTTCACATCCTTTGCCCATCGCAAAAAACGCCGCTCCCGCCCTTTTGGTACTGCAAAAAATTTTTTTCCCGGTCATATGGACTTTTACAAAGATATCCCAAGCCGCTTCATCCGCTACCGAAAGGTTCTGGAAACACGAAGATCCTCTTATCACTGAAGAAGAGCTTAAAACCCTCATCGACGTAGGGACCAAAGAAGGCGTCCTTGAAAGATCCGAACAGCATATGTTCTACAAATTATTTGAATTTAACGACCTGCATGTTTATGACATAATGCGGCACAGGTCTTTAATAAAAGCCGTCCCCGTAAACATAAAAAGTACCCGCCTCGTCGAAATTTTTACGAATACGGGACTTTCAAGACTTCCTGTCTACAAAGGTTCCATCGAAAACATAACCGGTTTTTTTCATTACAAAAAACTTTTGTTTGCGGGGAAAAAAGAAATTTCAAAATCGGATTTTGTCGAAAAAAATCAAAGCCCCGCTCTCTTTGTTCCCGAATCCCTTACTGCGATAGAATTGCTTACGCTGTTTAAAAAGAACAACGACGATATAGCCGTCGCTCTTGACGAACAAGGCTGTGTAGCGGGGCTTGTGACTATGGACGATCTTTTGCGTTCCGTCTTTGACAGAATCACCGACGAATTTTCAATTTCCGAAGTACCGCCTGAAAAACGCATAAAAATTATTTCCGCAAATGAATTTTTAGTTCCCGGCGACATGCACATTAAAGACGTAAATTCCGTGTTAAAACTTAACCTTAAATCCGAAAATTTTATAACGCTCGGCGGCTGGCTCTTGGAACGCTTTGACGCCTTGCCTTCGACCGGCGAATCAATAAAAAAGGACGGTATGTTGTTTGTTGTCGAAGATCAGGCTTCCCGCCGGATACAGACGGTGAGAATAAAATTAAATTGCCGCTGA
- a CDS encoding hemolysin family protein — protein sequence MKAASLSSADIGFSALLISALCLIALSMLFSISESSFLSINKLRLLSKINRRDKKALRAGRLLQKKEKMLNTLLVANELVNTLLSVILTAAALKLFGPAGVGIATFFATALLLVFGEITPKAISTRHPDVFAYNLSLFVQTVVKIFSPVVPIFTFVSRAVLKLFGVEIKKSSGSFTEEDIKTIIDVGKDAGLFGKSEQTMMHSVFKFTDLEAQSIMIPRTDIVAVPINASHRDILELSERTHFSRFPVYRNDIDDIVGILYIKDLLFYTGSQKDFNVQNIMRPPLFVPGTKNISYVQNQLAEKHQTIAVVIDEYSGTDGILTREDIVSEIFGIIKKDSPENRSSVDLSKLETSGEGPVPGETRLIDLRESLHIPINSDINETLGGWITERLGRLPESGRIRERSEFVDFAGFRFIVEKLHGRRIETVRVKKLSAAKENVPFAPSTASKARSENQKEKEK from the coding sequence ATGAAAGCTGCATCACTTTCTTCGGCAGATATAGGTTTTTCAGCGCTTTTAATTTCGGCCCTATGCCTTATAGCGCTTTCAATGCTTTTTTCCATATCGGAAAGCTCCTTTTTGTCCATAAACAAGCTGAGGCTGCTCTCTAAAATAAACCGCCGCGATAAAAAGGCCTTACGCGCAGGCAGGCTTTTGCAAAAAAAAGAAAAAATGCTTAACACTTTACTGGTGGCAAACGAACTGGTAAACACCTTGCTTTCCGTCATTTTAACCGCAGCGGCGCTAAAACTTTTCGGACCTGCAGGAGTAGGGATAGCTACCTTTTTTGCAACCGCATTATTGCTTGTCTTCGGAGAAATTACGCCCAAGGCTATTTCCACCCGTCATCCCGACGTCTTCGCCTATAATCTTTCACTTTTCGTGCAGACCGTAGTCAAAATTTTTTCACCCGTGGTTCCTATCTTTACATTCGTTTCCCGCGCCGTATTAAAACTTTTCGGCGTTGAAATCAAAAAAAGCTCAGGTTCTTTTACCGAAGAAGACATCAAAACAATTATAGACGTAGGTAAGGACGCAGGGCTTTTCGGTAAAAGCGAACAAACAATGATGCACAGCGTCTTTAAATTTACCGATCTTGAAGCGCAAAGCATTATGATTCCGCGCACGGATATAGTCGCCGTTCCTATTAACGCCAGCCACAGAGATATTTTGGAATTATCTGAAAGAACGCATTTTTCGCGTTTTCCGGTTTATCGTAACGACATAGACGACATCGTAGGCATTCTTTATATAAAAGACCTTCTGTTTTATACAGGATCTCAAAAAGATTTTAACGTACAAAACATCATGCGTCCGCCGCTTTTTGTTCCGGGAACAAAAAACATATCGTACGTACAAAATCAGCTTGCAGAAAAACATCAGACCATAGCCGTAGTTATCGACGAGTATTCCGGAACGGACGGAATTCTTACACGGGAAGACATAGTGTCCGAAATTTTCGGGATCATAAAAAAAGATTCTCCTGAAAACCGTTCTTCCGTCGATCTTTCAAAGCTTGAAACCTCCGGCGAGGGTCCGGTTCCCGGCGAAACTCGTCTTATAGACTTAAGAGAAAGCCTTCATATACCAATAAATTCGGATATAAACGAAACCCTGGGCGGCTGGATAACGGAAAGACTCGGCCGCCTGCCGGAGAGCGGCCGCATCCGCGAGCGTTCGGAATTTGTTGATTTTGCGGGATTCCGGTTTATCGTAGAAAAGTTACACGGCCGGCGAATTGAAACAGTGCGCGTGAAAAAGCTGTCGGCGGCTAAGGAGAATGTGCCCTTTGCGCCGTCTACTGCGTCTAAAGCCCGGTCTGAAAATCAAAAGGAAAAAGAAAAATGA